From the genome of Arthrobacter sp. SLBN-122:
TTCCGCCGTTCCCAGCACTCCGCACTATTCATGAGCACGGAGCAAAGGGCATCGGACGCTGCGGTTTGGCGGTGAGAAGTACGACGGCGGCACCTGGGTTGCAACCGCTAGGCACCGGGGGTGCCGCCCGCCAACCGGCATGACGCAGGCGGCGCGGACTTCAGCCCTGCTGGCCGAACTTCGAGAGGCTCAGCGAACGGGATTTGATGCCCTCGATATGGCGGCTCATTGCCGCAGTGGCCGCCTCCGGGTCGCCCGCCTTGATGGCTTCAATGATTGCTTGGTGTTCCTGCACGGTATGGTCGCCGCTCATGTCGTTGTGGACCATGAGCCGGAACCGTTGGATACTTCCCTCGATGGAGGAGTAGGCCCTTAGCAGGAACTCGTTGTCCGTGGCCTCCACGATCCGCCGGTGAAAGTTCTCGTCCGCCTTCCAGTAGGCGCGGTAGCCGGCAAACGTGTCACCGCCCCGACGGGACGCCTCAAGGTCACGGTGGAAGCCTTCCAGGTCCGCCACCAACTCCTCGGTTGAATTACCGGCGGCAATGTTGGTGCAGGCGGGTTCAAGAATCTGCCGGGAGGTCAGCAGCGCGGCGATGTCGCTGGCCGTGGGTTCCGGCGCCACCTTGTATCCCCGCAGGGCTTCGCGCCTGACCATGCCTGTGGTTTCCAGGCGTGCCAGGGCTTCCCTCACGGGGGTTGAAGACACCTTGAAGCGCTTGGCCAGACCGTCAATGCTCAACGGCGACCCGGTGGAGATCTTGTCGTCCAGCAACAGGGACAGGATGGCCTCAAACACCTGGTCCACCAGCATGGGCCGGCCGGGGATCAGGACTTCTTCTTCAGGCGAAGCGGCGTTCATTTCGGAATCCTATGTGAATCTTCGGGCAGTCGAATGCGGCGTCAGCACTGCTTTCACCAGCGCCCCGTCACAAAGCAAACAACGCAGAAAGGGTGTTTGCAGAAGATCGTGCATGATGTACGGTACATGATACCGGACAGCAAAGTGATCTGTAACACAGCTCTCCCATCACCCTCCTCCCCCAATCCGAAGGCGTGTAGATGATTCAGTTTCGATCGATGTTGGTAGCCGTCGCCGCAGTTTCCATGGCAAGCGTCCTTCTCGCCGGCTGCTCCAACCCGGAAATGACCAGCTCGGCCCAGTCTGGCGCTCCTAAATCCACCGGTTCCGCGGAGGCCGTCAAAGTCGACGACGCCGCCGCGGCAGCCCTCCCCAAAGAAGCCAAGGACAAGGGGACCCTGACCGTCACCATGAGCCAGAGCTCCCCGCCGCTGCACTTCATGGCCGCGGACGGAACCACCATTCAAGGTGTGGACCCTGAAATCGCCATGGCCTTGGGGCAGACGCTCGGCCTGAAAACGGAGGTCAAGAGCGGCCCGTTCGACGGCATCATCCCCGGTATTGCTGCCGGCAAGTTCGACATGGCCGTATCCCAGATGTCGCCCTCGACCGAACGCATGAAAGTGCTCGATTTCGTCGACTACTACCAGTCAGGCAGTGGCATTGGCGTGGCTCCCGGCAACCCGCAGCATCTGACGCTGGACTCACTCTGCGGCAAGCGGGTGGGCGTGCTGAAGGGGTCCTTCCAGGACCTCAAGCGCCTCCCCGCCCTGTCCCAGGCCTGCACGGCCGCGGGCAATCCAGCCATTGAGGCCATGACCTACCCGGACATGCAGGCCCCCAACCTCGCGCTGACCGCCGGCCGGATCGATGCCGTCTACATCGACGGACCCACCCTGGGCTACGCCATCAAGCAGGGCGGCCAGATCGAACTGCTGGGCGAGAAGGACGTCTCCCCGGTCAGCATCGGTTTCAAGAAGGGCGCCGGCCTGGAGAAGGCCGTCCAGCTCGGCATGGAGTCCCTTGCCAAGAGCGGGAAGTACAAGGAAATCCTCGACAAGTGGGGCGTGGGCAGCGGTGCAATCTCTGACTTCGCCTTCAACAAGGCGCAGTAGCCACATGGCCAACACAGCCACGCAGACTGACGCCAAGGCATCAGCCGGGGACGGGCTGGACCGCCAGCTTCTCCAGGGCCGTCCCCACCAGCGCCACGGAGGGTTGTGGCTGACGGCGGCGATCGTCCTCTTCGCGATCTTCCTGGTCAGTTACTCCCTGATCACCAATCCGCGCTTCGAGTGGAACGTGGTGTTCGCATGGTTTGCCTCGGAAAGGCTCTTCACCGGCCTCCTCCGGACGCTGGGACTGACGGCGATCTCCATGGCCGTGGGAATCGTCGTCGGCGTCCTGCTGGCGCTGGCCAGACTCGCGCCGAATGTCATCGTCGCCGGAACTGCCGCGTTCCTGGTCTGGCTATTCCGCGGGGTGCCGGTGTTCGTCCAACTCCTCTTCTGGGGTTTCATCGCCGCCATCTACCCACGGATTGCGGTGGGTGTGCCGTTCGGACCCGAGTTCTTCTCGGTGGACGCCAACGTGCTCATCACACCGTTCATGGCGGCGATCCTGGGCTTGGGCCTGAATGAAGGCGCCTACATGTCGGAGATCGTCCGAGCCGGGCTCCTCAGCGTCAACCGCGGGCAGACGGAGGCGGCCACGGCCCTGGGCATGCGGCGGTTCGCCATCCTTTCCCGGATTGTGCTGCCGCAGGCGATGAAGATCATCATCCCGCCTACGGGCAACCAGACCATCTCCATGCTGAAGACCACATCGCTGGTGAGCGTCCTGGCCTTCCCCGAGCTGCTCTACTCTGCGCAGCTGGTCTACAGCGCCAACTTCAAGACCATTCCGCTGCTGATCGCTGCAAGCATGTGGTATCTGCTGGTCACCAGCATCCTGAGCCTGGGGCAGTACTTCATTGAACGGCACTTCAACCGGGGCGGAATCACCTCTGGGCGCAGCACCCGGCGGCCCCGCAAGCCCAAGGCCGTGAACTCCCCCACCCCACCACTGGAGGCCCGGCCATGACCAACGTGATGATCGAAGCACAGGGAGTCACCAAGAGCTTCGGCGACCTGGAGGTCCTCAAAGGCATTGACCTGACTATCCCCAAGGGCAGCGTTACCTGCATCATCGGGCCGTCAGGCTCCGGCAAGTCGACGTTCCTCCGCTGCATCAACCAGCTGGAAACGCTCGACGGCGGGTACATCCTTGTGGAGGGACAGCCGGTTGGCGTGAAGATCAGGAAAGGCCGGCTGCACGCGCAGAACAACGCCGAGGCGGCGAAAATGCGCGAGAACATCGGCATGGTTTTCCAGAGCTTCAACCTTTTCCCGCACATGACGGTGCTGGAGAACATCTGCGAGGCGCCGGTCAGGGTGAGGAAGGAGAACCGCAAGGCCGTGCAGGACCGGGCCCGGATCCTCCTGGAGCGGGTGGGGCTCTCCGAGAAGGTCCACGCCTACCCTGCGTCCCTTTCCGGCGGCCAGCAGCAGCGCGTGGCCATCGCCAGGGCACTGGCCATGGAGCCACGGCTGATGCTGTTCGATGAGCCCACATCGGCCCTGGACCCGGAGCTCGTGGGCGAGGTGCTGGACGTGATGCGCAAGCTCGCGGACGGCGGGATGACCATGATCGTGGTGACCCACGAGATCGGCTTCGCCCGCGAAGTTGGCGACCACCTGATCTTCATGGACGGCGGCGGCATCGTGGAGCAGGGCGACCCACGGACTGTCCTGAGCGACCCCCAGCATGAGCGCACCAAACAATTCCTGGCGAAAGTAATTTAGACCTTCACATTGGAGCAGGACTCTTGAAAAACAAATGGATTGTCAGCGTTGAGGACTACCGCAAGGCCTCCCGCAAGCAGCTTCCGAAAATGATTTCGGACTATTTGGAGGGCGGCGCGCTGGACGAAACCACCATGCGCGCCAATGAAGACCGTTTCGATGCCCTGATGCTTCGCCAGCGGTCCATGGTGGACCTGCGGGGTCTGAACACGTCCACCACCGTGCTGGGCCATTCCCTGGCGATGCCCCTGATGGTGGCACCCATGGGAATGCTCACCATCTTCCACCCGGGTTCGGATCCTGCCGTCGCCAGGGCCGCGGTCAGGGCAGGGTCGATCTTCATCCACAGCGCCTGGGCCGGCTGCTCACTCGAAGAGGTGGCCAAGGTGGCGCCGAACAATCTGTGGGCGCAGATCGCGTTCTGGAAGGATCCGGCGGAAACTGCCAGCTACATCAACCGGGCACGTGCTGTGGGGGTTGAGACGCTGGTGGTGGCAGGCGATGTGGGGTCTTCCAGCAAGCGGGAGCGGGACCTGCACCATGGCCTGTCCATGCCGCCGCGCCCGCCGGTCGCGGACTACTTCAATGCCGCCACCCGCCCCGTCTGGCTGTGGCGGTGGCTAACCGGCCGGAAGATGACGTACGGGAAC
Proteins encoded in this window:
- a CDS encoding ABC transporter substrate-binding protein — protein: MIQFRSMLVAVAAVSMASVLLAGCSNPEMTSSAQSGAPKSTGSAEAVKVDDAAAAALPKEAKDKGTLTVTMSQSSPPLHFMAADGTTIQGVDPEIAMALGQTLGLKTEVKSGPFDGIIPGIAAGKFDMAVSQMSPSTERMKVLDFVDYYQSGSGIGVAPGNPQHLTLDSLCGKRVGVLKGSFQDLKRLPALSQACTAAGNPAIEAMTYPDMQAPNLALTAGRIDAVYIDGPTLGYAIKQGGQIELLGEKDVSPVSIGFKKGAGLEKAVQLGMESLAKSGKYKEILDKWGVGSGAISDFAFNKAQ
- a CDS encoding amino acid ABC transporter permease; translated protein: MANTATQTDAKASAGDGLDRQLLQGRPHQRHGGLWLTAAIVLFAIFLVSYSLITNPRFEWNVVFAWFASERLFTGLLRTLGLTAISMAVGIVVGVLLALARLAPNVIVAGTAAFLVWLFRGVPVFVQLLFWGFIAAIYPRIAVGVPFGPEFFSVDANVLITPFMAAILGLGLNEGAYMSEIVRAGLLSVNRGQTEAATALGMRRFAILSRIVLPQAMKIIIPPTGNQTISMLKTTSLVSVLAFPELLYSAQLVYSANFKTIPLLIAASMWYLLVTSILSLGQYFIERHFNRGGITSGRSTRRPRKPKAVNSPTPPLEARP
- a CDS encoding alpha-hydroxy acid oxidase, which translates into the protein MKNKWIVSVEDYRKASRKQLPKMISDYLEGGALDETTMRANEDRFDALMLRQRSMVDLRGLNTSTTVLGHSLAMPLMVAPMGMLTIFHPGSDPAVARAAVRAGSIFIHSAWAGCSLEEVAKVAPNNLWAQIAFWKDPAETASYINRARAVGVETLVVAGDVGSSSKRERDLHHGLSMPPRPPVADYFNAATRPVWLWRWLTGRKMTYGNYQINGRPLRMDEMNNWMASNKNPGASWEDFARLRSEWKGNLVIKGIMDAEDAARAVDEGADGIFVSNHGGRQFDSQPATIDVLPSIVEAVGGRAEIYLDGGVRRGHDMVKAVALGAKAVLAGRPFAYALATGGEPAVDRVFGILQEEFKGAMGFVGKASVADLNSSIFAKTSPASLPESLLV
- a CDS encoding amino acid ABC transporter ATP-binding protein, which encodes MTNVMIEAQGVTKSFGDLEVLKGIDLTIPKGSVTCIIGPSGSGKSTFLRCINQLETLDGGYILVEGQPVGVKIRKGRLHAQNNAEAAKMRENIGMVFQSFNLFPHMTVLENICEAPVRVRKENRKAVQDRARILLERVGLSEKVHAYPASLSGGQQQRVAIARALAMEPRLMLFDEPTSALDPELVGEVLDVMRKLADGGMTMIVVTHEIGFAREVGDHLIFMDGGGIVEQGDPRTVLSDPQHERTKQFLAKVI
- a CDS encoding GntR family transcriptional regulator, with the protein product MNAASPEEEVLIPGRPMLVDQVFEAILSLLLDDKISTGSPLSIDGLAKRFKVSSTPVREALARLETTGMVRREALRGYKVAPEPTASDIAALLTSRQILEPACTNIAAGNSTEELVADLEGFHRDLEASRRGGDTFAGYRAYWKADENFHRRIVEATDNEFLLRAYSSIEGSIQRFRLMVHNDMSGDHTVQEHQAIIEAIKAGDPEAATAAMSRHIEGIKSRSLSLSKFGQQG